The window ttgCATTTCATGCTAAGCAACCCATTCACTTGGATTTGTGGTTTGCTTTCATTCTCCTTTCTTTATGTGCTTGATCTACTTacaaatgatttgattttcataatattttttattttttattttcatttaaattatccAAATGTTCTTTTGCATaagattttcaataaatatgtgCACTCTGGTGTGCCTTTTACTATTAATGAATCTAATGCACTAAGCTTCGGTTGATTTAGTTAGTTTGCCTATTGAAGAAACTCATAAAAGTATAGTTTtgtgcatttttatttttttttatggatacaAAACTCTAATGCATTAAGTCTCCCTTGACTTGAAGTTTattttataccaaaaaaaattcagaaaaatataattgtgtgtaaaggaaaacataaaagtATAGTTATGTGCATGGAAAAAACATTAGTCATTTTAGAGCAATTTTGGTATTAATTGAGTcaatatttgagtttcaaactaaaattaatACACTTGTCAAAAAATCTCGCTTGATTTGCAGGTTATTTTCTAgcaaaaaattcagaaaaaatataattgcaTGTAAAGGAAACAAGAAAGTAATTATGGACCAGTCTTtgctcataatttttttttggaattaatcGGATTGGTATTTAGAGTTTCAAATTATCTTTTAGGATTACTATTCTTGTTATTGAATGCACCGTATTAAGTCTTTCTTGACTTGGAATATGCGTGTCTATTGGTGAGATTTGAAAAATATGGTCATGTGTAAACATAAACCAATGAAATCATTTGGGATTGGTTTTGGTTAATGATTCTAGTATTAATTTAGTtagtttttgagttttttaCGAATAAAAACTGCTTTTAGATAGCATCAATCAATTagcatcataattttttataaaaataattttcattttttttaaataattttaaattatgtggCCAAATAGGGTCCTAGCGATCTTTCATTTCtaaatttcttcttattataaatgggattaaatatttgtttatttttcctttcttactttttttagGTTTACTTATAAGTGGGAAGTACAATGACATGAGTGGAGTCGGAAAAAGGTATCTATTGTTATATTTACATGATTTTGATCTTAGATTGTATTGGTGTAGTCCTGATTTATGTGTAGTTGTAATACCAAAAATCAATACTGGATGAAAATAATATGCAAAGTAACGCTTTCTAAATCCATTAAATCATTTAACGCTTGGGGGAGGTAATTTTAGGATTAGTAATAATTGAAATCAATGACCAACTGACTTaataattaaagttatttttaactttattgtGATATCAAgtcattttatcaaacatgtttaatcCATGGGGGAAACTTTTATGTATgtttgaagaatttgaaaaaagtcTTGAGGAGATGCCATGACATGTGTAATATCCAGATGTTTTAGTTCACGTGAAAATTATGAACTTGAAAACTTTTCTAGCAAAGTGgtggttgaaaaatcaaatGGGTAAAATTAAGAACATGTGTTGAATTTGGATaggaaaaatttgaagaattctATTGGTCAAATAAGTGAACTGAATTTGGGCCATGTTAGTTTTATTGGAAAGCATTTCCTAGGAAGTTAGGTAAGTCTTACCTATTATTGGAACtaataattttggtttttgggaACTAATTTTGTAGAAATGTAGATATATGACATGGTATTATTAGAAGTTATATTTTATggagaaataggaaatttaattaagaaaagaaaaactgcaatagtttgaattaaaaaatatgttataataagaataatttgtgggaaattagaatatatttggggatttgtgtaaaaattaatatggagaagttgtaaaaataaaataaaataaaataaataaaaggagaaaaaaaattgcaagtgGTATGAAAGCCACTAGGGAATTGGAGTGAAAGCCGCTGTTtgaatagaagaaagaaaaatattgatgaGGCAGGAAAGCCACCaacataaggaaaaaaataaatgaaaaagaaaagaaaaaaagaaaggaaaggtcAACAATtaagagaaagaataaaaagggagagaaaagtAGGTGATCATGGTacaaagagaggaaaaaaaaactaaaaaataggaGGGCATGTATAGTAGGTCTTCGGGATGCCGTTTGATGGACTAGATGTGCTTCATTTTATGTGAAACTTTCGAAGAATATTCTATTTCACATATGGAATATTATTGCGGgctccaattttgaagttaacgGTTGGATTCTTGGTATTTGGTAAGGTGGCTTATCCCTAATATTGTTATTatcttttggaagaaaaaattatagatattgTTGTTTTAGGATAGATTTATTTATACTTGTGATTCTTGCATgtaatttgatatataattgttgtttaaattttattttgtgttaatttatgaatttttggttgatgaaaatgatgaaatggtCATTCGTTGAGAAGAAATATTATTTGTGTTGAATCTTGAGATGATTGGactatgtttgaaaaaaaaaaaaaaaaatagttgcaaTATGTGGGTGTTGTATATTGAATTTGCATCATATttgtgtgaaaaaaataatgatgaaagtttgcgtgaaatgataaaaaaaacaaaatggtgAAAAGGAAAAACCTTGAGAGATGACAAATTAAGAAGGAAGTAACATTTCTAATGTGAAAGACAAATTTACCTATTGATTGAAAATCCTCAAGTATGTCTTACATATGTAGTATCTATCTAATTGCTAAAAACTCTTCACATTTTTGTCTCTCATGCAACTAATGAAgtaatttatgaatattttgtAAGGTGGTCTTTATGAAAGAACTTTTCGTTGGATTAGATCCGGTATTGAGAACCAGTTTATGGAATGTTATAAAGCATGCAAAGCAAGATCGAACGATTATTTTGACAAGTAATCTCTCATTATATTTGAACTTGATCACTCTGAACTGCATTCCTATATATAATATGTGAACTTATTTGTTAGTCTTTTAGTCATATATGGTTTCATCCATATAGTATTCTGTCATTATCATAGAAGAAAATCATTTGCTGCCACTTTTTACATAATTAATTCATTGCTAAAAAATTCTCAGCACATTCAATGGAAGAGGCAGAGCTCTATGTGACAGAATAGGAATTCTAGCAGATGGCTGTTTGCAATGTATAGCCAGCTCTCGAGAGGTAACCttgttttgtcatatttttaCTTGTATGTTGATTAAcctattttacaattttctacTGCATTTTGCATTTTCATAATGTGTATTGTGGTGAATGACAGTTGAAGGTTAGATTTCAAGAACCTTCTACGTTTAAGGACACAACGCCCCCCCACCAGAAGGATGAGTTGCGTCGCCTTTTTCGGTTTGCGAACTTCTAGTGGGTCAATGGAAAAATAGATCTCACAATTGTTAGATGAGGATTAGAGTGAGTTGAGAAGACAAGCACTTGTGAACAGAGAAGATATAAGATGGGAGGCATGTGGTTACTATAATTCCTGTTCTTGCATTTCAAAACAGGGTATGGGATCATATAATTTGAAGCATGTTGTTGCATTTAGGAGCATAATTTGATGATTGTGGACTGTAAATTCACTCTCTGCGTCCTCCATATAATTGTTGATTATTGTACATACTAATAAATTTAATGTTCTGTATGTTAGCAAGTTTAACACAAACATTAATATCTTTGGATATTTGAAACAATCTTACATAAGatcaacaaaaatcaattaGTAAAATTCAAGTAATTTGCAAGTTAACTGTTGCCCCAAAGTTACAATAGGCATTATAGAATACTTTTGATGGTTTTTATTAAGCtgaatttattattgaaaagaacaatacaaaaacttttttggccattaataaattaactttcACATTAGTAATGCTATTTGGAGCCAAGATCCTGCAGGaaagtttttaacttttttttttactcatatttttattaatagccgaattaaagtataaaaaaattattttattcttgaaaaactatttgtgcattcataaatttaaatggtattaaaatagatattaattttttaaaatatatattccaTGATAAAATAGTAGTGGAACTAAGAATATCTTTaaatattcttgaaaatatgtatatatttttttttatttttataagaatgtatttttccttttttgaattccgtaaaattgtatataatttttattttattacttttttttattgctcCGTGTCAACTTAATTTGCtgcaaaagaaatattttatcttttcattttattttcgtaaatttttcaaaaattaatgatttgttTGTAATTAgttgatttatattttcaaaaaataaaagtaaaaaagaatgccacctaggaaaatttagaaaaattaatattttccatttaaacatatttattaaagaaattaacaGAATTCCTTTCATAGGTTACATATatgcaaaaatataattttcattttcaaaacaaactcttctaatatttaatttttggtataaaaaatttaaagaaggtatttttatctaattgaaaaaaaataaaaaataaggtcaTTTTAAAGGaagaataattttaagataACACTAGATTATCTAAAACATATGAATATTCCCCTCTTCTTGTGATCCATACATTTTAATATATCAATAcgattttttaagttataaattataaaaagaatttaaatagttttttgttggAAATTTATAgtcttataaatttgaaataaagtaaaattCATATTCGTGTTTGTCATATagtcaaatattaaaaacattatattataaacatttttaatgcatttaaataacttattaatgatatttattactctattttaaaatataatttgaaaagacattataaaaatattgtcactattaaaaatactattatgttttataaataatttatcttataacTTTTGTCTGATGAAATTTATCTTTgtatcatataataaaaaaattgtaaagcaTTGGGaagaaattatgaaaacttCAAATGGTTTCACTCAAGAATTCATTAACAATATTTCATGGTTTTCTCTCTAATATCACATTATGAGCATCATATCCCAACATATATATTAGGATCATTTCAAAATAATCAAGAAAGAATAATGTGGGCccaaatttaaatcaaattaatctaTATTTACTTCTATAATGtgataagaaattaagaaaataaataaataattataaaaaaaaatatttcaattatatattaatGATCTTTTATGATTTTCCCCAAAAGGAACATACTACTTCCATATATTTAGAATACTACAATAGTATAGCAACAATCTTCCGTAATTTTCTCTCCAAAAGGAATTATTAGAAAACGACTACAAACTTCTAGAATCttagatatattattattaatgagatatatttaattataataaatttatattcattgttATTACACGGgataattattaaattcatattaaatATTGTCATATGGTAagagatttaaaataaattataaaaattctaaaaagaaaattaaatgtttctcactaatatttaataatttagtcaACTAAAATAAACCATAGAATTATaacatttgaaatattatatttataagttTTGGTATTTATAATAACTAATATATTTCATAAGAATATGCTTTTATCAATggtaatttatattaaaaaaaaagtcccctatttcttttataactaattatttatgTGATCAAGTATGTTTGATTAAATCTATTGAAACAACACTTTTTTCCCAATAGGTATCTattgttataatatttttacgACTATTTGAGTATGTAACTAAAGCAAAATCTAAGTAAATTGACAAAActcaaatctattttttttttaaaaaaaaattctttattttgagtggcttttaaagaataaattagaCATTCGTGATTAAAAGCACGAAACTAGAAGTGAGCCAAAACCATGtgatcaaagaaaatattacaaaatttagtataaattttgcTATTGAAGTTTTAAGCTATGGAAATATGATTAATCAAATATGCTCTTTAAGTCTAATACAAATAGAGACAACTTTAAAGCATCTTTGAATAAAATCATTCACCTTATTAGAGGAAATACTAGATAACATCTTTGAATAAAATCATTTACTTTATTAGAAGTATGACAAAGCATATCATTTTAGAAGTTGTTTTAAGAGACTAAAGgagataaattttaattctttgaaCACATCCTTGAGCAAGAATCCACACACCTTTCAATATTTACCGTACCTGAtcaaaagacaaataaaaagtaaagagaagaaatcataattatagaaaaaataaaaaaataaattgagggGGTGGTGGGAGAAAGACATACCAAGGTTATCGTTTCTGTAGATATTGTTGCATGAATTAGCACATCCAAACTTACAAAACGTCATGAGTATGAAGCTTGATATTTAAAGACGATTCCCCACAAAGCTGTTTACACTGGATTTCACACATAATACTATTACCATACACAAGTAAGCATCGGAGCATGCACTCACTTAAAGAGGCTGAAGGCTCAACAAGCATTCCCAATACAAGACCAGCCACTACAAGCACCTGAACtacttccattttcttcttggcaAAGAATGACTTTGACATTTTGAAGAGAAGCTTTTCATCTGGgggaaattatttaaattgtaCCATATctggaaataataaaaagaaaaaattgaaattggattatgagggaaagaaaaggatattttcctttttcaaatggAAGCAAATTGTGATCTTTCTTCCGTTAATTATACCTAGCAAgcagccatttttttttctcatttaaaacaATCTCGTTCCTTTTCCATGCATCTCATTTTAAGTAATTCCGTTCATTTTCCAtaaacattttcctttttcttaacattgtatatatgtaatattttatcaatatgaTATATTAACATATAAGCACACTTTAACAAGAGAATAAGATGGGGTAAAAGAAGCGAAGAAGAACAAGATTTTGATAC is drawn from Vitis riparia cultivar Riparia Gloire de Montpellier isolate 1030 chromosome 18, EGFV_Vit.rip_1.0, whole genome shotgun sequence and contains these coding sequences:
- the LOC117905875 gene encoding ABC transporter A family member 12-like, producing MLPPKTGPPDVGLLISGKYNDMSGVGKSTFNGRGRALCDRIGILADGCLQCIASSRELKVRFQEPSTFKDTTPPHQKDELRRLFRFANF